The Sulfurimonas sp. genome includes a region encoding these proteins:
- a CDS encoding 6-phosphofructokinase, producing the protein MKNIAIMCSGGDVSGMNPALKHFVEYAKKNNLIPYFVNKGYEGLIDNDIYEATYKDVAGIITRGGTKIGSSRSKRFLDYKYREIAKNNLDALNIDSIVVLGGDGSFRGLHQFYKDFGVRFSGIPSTIDNDIHGTDYCLGVDTALNIIKTSIDAIRDTASSFRRAFVVETMGRDCGYLAMITALTSGAEMCLIPEIEYNLDDYEAKFKEDVKNGRDYFLAIVAEGIKEDSSEISKWFEEKIGMESRVSVLGHIQRGGNPSIYDRLMAYKFVNQAVDALLNGRDESIVCYTQKGFEYKSIDEVTKPYKLDTSLLNTL; encoded by the coding sequence ATGAAAAATATTGCTATTATGTGTTCTGGTGGTGATGTGTCCGGTATGAACCCCGCACTTAAACATTTTGTTGAATACGCTAAAAAAAATAACCTTATACCTTATTTTGTAAATAAAGGCTATGAGGGTCTTATAGATAACGATATATATGAAGCTACATATAAAGACGTAGCTGGAATTATTACTCGTGGCGGTACAAAGATAGGTAGTTCTAGAAGTAAAAGGTTTTTAGACTACAAATATCGTGAGATCGCTAAAAATAATTTAGATGCGCTAAATATAGATTCTATAGTTGTACTTGGCGGGGATGGCTCATTCCGCGGACTACACCAATTTTACAAAGATTTTGGTGTTAGATTTTCAGGTATACCATCAACTATCGATAATGATATTCACGGGACTGATTATTGTCTAGGTGTTGATACTGCACTAAATATTATAAAAACTTCAATCGATGCTATACGTGATACAGCTTCAAGTTTTAGACGTGCTTTTGTTGTTGAAACTATGGGTAGAGACTGTGGATATCTGGCAATGATAACAGCACTTACTAGTGGGGCTGAGATGTGTTTGATACCAGAGATAGAGTATAACCTTGATGACTATGAAGCAAAGTTCAAAGAGGATGTAAAAAATGGAAGGGATTATTTTTTAGCTATTGTGGCTGAAGGGATAAAAGAAGATTCATCTGAAATATCAAAATGGTTTGAAGAAAAAATAGGAATGGAATCTCGCGTATCTGTACTAGGACACATACAACGCGGAGGAAACCCTAGTATATATGACAGACTTATGGCTTATAAATTTGTAAACCAAGCGGTTGATGCTTTACTTAACGGTAGAGATGAGAGCATAGTATGCTATACACAAAAAGGTTTTGAGTACAAAAGTATAGATGAAGTTACAAAACCTTACAAGCTTGATACTAGCCTGTTAAATACTCTCTAA
- a CDS encoding EAL domain-containing protein produces MLIGSFILLFVSLAFSVKNIDENTEIISEVENKYLTLSKNIQKLNLSIEEKQSNLLQSILLGDAPKKNHAQFRRIIDDIYEIVSEDERLKTLLDEKLLTLKKRLIAYQSVEDSVIESLHSEFNEDLEDAVIGYNEVTKGFAGDVNEVEKIIITILQETIVELRESNILNQMTVIGSFLITVLIVIFSMLKLNSLQNNLKKELKRSFEAEEKQKNLQAQLLKYNENLENEITKKTNELYQKVYTHFLSGLPNRNKLLEDFQIYNFSMMALLNIDKFQKFNDVYGEEMGNLALQKSAKFIENYLDIEEASIYHISGDEFAIVVQENLSIDKDRFLHSINHFLNIYKKNVFDIDEHKHSFVMSAGVSFYGDKKMLAFADMALKDAKVKNQHLAVFSETQEIEQKHKDDIECKNLLMKAFENDDVISYFQPISPIQNPNLETKYESLVRIKNGDEIVPPHTFIEVAKQNKVYYKLTKKVFENTLNTIKKYKVPCSINISIVDIENERTKNTIYEMLDQFNYNELITIEILETEEFNDYDVVYKFCSKIRTYGIKIALDDFGSGYSNFTHILNLPIDYIKIDSSLISNIDRDKHSQIMVETIVGLAQKLNVKTIAEFVSSKEILDTVRKLNVDYAQGFYVGRPEDISKYCF; encoded by the coding sequence TTGTTAATTGGCAGTTTTATACTGCTTTTTGTTTCACTAGCATTTTCTGTAAAAAACATAGATGAGAATACAGAGATAATATCGGAGGTTGAAAACAAGTACCTGACTCTTTCAAAAAATATTCAAAAACTTAATTTGAGCATAGAAGAGAAACAGTCAAATTTACTACAGAGTATTTTACTTGGTGATGCACCTAAAAAAAATCATGCTCAGTTTAGAAGAATAATAGATGATATATATGAAATTGTAAGTGAAGATGAAAGATTAAAAACGCTTTTGGATGAAAAATTATTGACGTTGAAAAAACGTCTTATAGCATACCAAAGTGTTGAAGATAGTGTAATTGAGTCCTTACATAGTGAATTTAATGAAGATCTTGAGGATGCAGTTATCGGTTATAACGAGGTGACAAAAGGTTTTGCCGGTGATGTAAATGAAGTTGAAAAGATCATAATAACAATCTTACAAGAAACTATAGTTGAATTAAGAGAATCAAATATATTAAACCAGATGACTGTAATAGGTTCTTTTTTAATAACTGTTTTGATAGTTATATTTTCAATGCTTAAGTTGAATTCACTTCAAAACAATCTAAAAAAAGAATTAAAACGCTCTTTTGAAGCTGAAGAAAAACAAAAAAATCTTCAAGCTCAACTTTTAAAATATAATGAAAATTTAGAGAATGAGATAACTAAAAAAACAAATGAACTTTATCAAAAAGTATATACACACTTTTTAAGTGGACTTCCAAATAGAAATAAACTTTTAGAAGACTTTCAGATATATAATTTTTCAATGATGGCCTTACTAAATATTGACAAGTTTCAGAAGTTTAACGATGTATATGGTGAGGAGATGGGGAATTTAGCACTTCAAAAGAGTGCAAAGTTTATAGAAAACTATCTAGATATTGAAGAGGCCAGTATATATCATATTAGTGGTGATGAGTTTGCCATAGTAGTTCAGGAAAATCTATCTATTGATAAAGATAGGTTCTTACACTCAATAAATCACTTTTTAAATATTTACAAAAAGAACGTTTTTGATATAGATGAGCATAAACATTCTTTTGTTATGAGTGCAGGTGTTTCTTTTTATGGAGATAAAAAGATGCTCGCATTTGCTGACATGGCTCTAAAAGATGCAAAAGTTAAAAATCAGCATTTAGCTGTATTTAGTGAAACTCAGGAAATAGAACAAAAACATAAAGATGATATTGAGTGTAAAAACCTGCTTATGAAGGCATTTGAAAACGATGATGTTATCTCATACTTTCAGCCTATATCACCTATTCAGAATCCTAACCTTGAAACTAAGTACGAGTCTTTAGTTAGAATCAAAAATGGTGATGAGATTGTACCTCCGCATACTTTTATAGAAGTAGCCAAACAAAATAAAGTCTATTATAAACTTACCAAAAAAGTTTTTGAGAATACTCTAAATACGATTAAAAAATATAAAGTGCCGTGTTCCATAAATATATCAATAGTCGATATTGAAAATGAAAGAACAAAAAATACAATTTATGAGATGTTAGATCAATTTAACTATAACGAGCTGATCACTATAGAGATACTTGAAACAGAAGAATTTAATGACTATGATGTCGTATATAAATTCTGTAGTAAAATAAGAACATACGGCATTAAAATAGCTCTTGATGATTTTGGATCAGGTTATTCAAACTTCACCCATATTTTAAATCTTCCGATCGATTATATTAAAATTGATTCATCGCTGATTTCAAATATCGACAGAGATAAGCACTCGCAGATAATGGTGGAGACTATAGTAGGTCTAGCACAAAAACTAAACGTAAAAACTATAGCCGAGTTTGTATCTTCAAAAGAGATTTTAGATACAGTTAGAAAGCTTAATGTTGATTATGCTCAAGGTTTTTATGTAGGTAGACCTGAAGATATCTCTAAATATTGTTTTTAG